A single window of Macaca mulatta isolate MMU2019108-1 chromosome 9, T2T-MMU8v2.0, whole genome shotgun sequence DNA harbors:
- the PDZD7 gene encoding PDZ domain-containing protein 7 isoform X8 — protein sequence MAQGFAVGFDPLGLGDLSSGSLSSLSSRGHLGSDSGSTATRYLLRKQQRLLSGPPRGIRASSPMGRVILINSPIEANSDESDIIHSVRVEKSPAGRLGFSVRGGSEHGLGIFVSKVEEGSSAERAGLCVGDKITEVNGLSLESITMGSAVKVLTGSSHLHMMVRRMGRVPGIKFSKEKTTWVDVVNRRLVVEKCGSTPSDTSSEDGVRRIVHLYTTSDDFCLGFNIRGGKEFGLGIYVSKVDHGGLAEENGIKVGDKVLAANGVRFDDISHSQAVEVLKGQTHIMLTIKETGRYPAYKEMVSEYCWLDRLSNGVLQQLSPASESSSSVSSCASSAPYSSGSLPSDRLDDCLGPEEPGGRGPGWGRADTAMQTEPDAGGRVETWCSVRPTVILRDTAIRSDSPHHGRRLDSALSESPKTALLLALSRPRPPITRSQSHLTLWAPRLLPPVCRGEEAAEEGEVRVPWGEGCPAALQDADEPLLQGRASGEASRGWAQRGLDTGQRDPGQSLPSPGHRERDGGFTMLPRLVSNSWTQAIYPPQPPKVLGLQA from the exons ATGGCGCAGGGTTTCGCAGTGGGCTTCGACCCACTGGGCCTAGGAGACCTAAGCTCCGGCTCTCTGAGCTCCCTCTCCTCCCGAGGCCACCTAGGCAGCGACTCAGGCTCCACCGCAACGCGATACCTGCTAAGGAAGCAGCAACGGCTGCTGAGCGGGCCCCCCCGCGGAATCCGAGCCTCATCGCCCATGGGACGCGTCATCCTCATCAACTCACCCATCGAAG CCAACAGTGATGAAAGTGACATCATCCATTCAGTCCGGGTGGAGAAGAGTccagcagggaggctgggctTCAGCGTGCGTGGGGGCTCAGAGCATGGCCTGGGCATCTTCGTCAGCAAAGTGGAGGAAGGCAGCAGTGCAG AGCGGGCTGGCCTGTGCGTGGGGGACAAGATCACGGAAGTGAACGGGCTAAGCCTGGAGAGCATCACCATGGGTAGCGCTGTGAAGGTGCTGACGGGCAGCAGCCACCTGCACATGATGGTGCGGCGTATGGGCCGCGTGCCAGGCATCAAGTTCTCCAAGGAGAAGACCACGTG GGTGGATGTGGTGAATCGGCGCCTGGTAGTGGAGAAGTGCGGTTCGACACCGTCCGACACCAGCTCAGAAGATGGTGTCCGGCGCATCGTCCACCTATACACAACCTCTGACGACTTCTGCCTGGGCTTCAACATCCGTGGGGGCAAGGAGTTTGGCTTGGGCATCTACGTGTCCAA AGTGGACCATGGTGGGCTGGCCGAGGAGAACGGCATCAAGGTGGGGGACAAGGTCCTGGCGGCCAACGGTGTCAGGTTTGACGACATCAGCCACAGCCAGGCCGTGGAGGTGCTGAAGGGCCAAACGCACATCATGCTGACCATCAAG GAGACCGGCCGGTACCCTGCCTACAAAGAGATGGTTTCTGAGTACTGCTGGCTGGACCGAC TGAGCAACGGGGTGCTGCAGCAGCTGTCCCCGGCCTCTGAGAGCAGCTCCAGCGTCTCTTCGTGCGCCTCCAGCGCCCCCTACAGCTCAGGCTCCCTGCCCTCGGACCGCCTGGACGACTGCTTGGGGCCGGAGGAGCCCGGCGGCCGCGGCCCAGGCTGGGGGCGGGCCGACACAGCCATGCAGACGGAGCCTGATGCCGGGGGCCGGGTGGAGACCTGGTGCAGCGTGCGGCCCACAGTCATCCTCAGGGACACCGCCATCCGCTCGGACAGCCCCCACCACGGCCGCCGCCTTGACTCTGCCCTCTCTGAGTCCCCCAAGACGGCCTTGCTACTGGCCCTCAGCCGACCCCGGCCCCCTATTACGCGCTCCCAGAGCCACCTGACCTTGTGGG CACCCCGGTTGCTCCCTCCTGTCTGCAGAGGAGAAGAAGCAGCGGAAGAAGGAGAAGTCAGGGTCCCCTGGGGAGAAGGGTGCCCTGCAGCGCTCCAAGACGCTGATGAACCTCTTCTTCAAGGGAGGGCGTCAGGGGAGGCTAGCAGGGGATGGGCGCAGAGAGGCCTGGACACTGGACAGCGGGATCCCGGCCAAAGCTTGCCCTCACCTGGACATAGAGAAAG agatgggggtttcaccatgttgcccaggctagtctcaaactcctggactcaagctatctacccgcctcagcctcccaaagtgctaggactacaggcatga
- the PDZD7 gene encoding PDZ domain-containing protein 7 isoform X9, with product MAQGFAVGFDPLGLGDLSSGSLSSLSSRGHLGSDSGSTATRYLLRKQQRLLSGPPRGIRASSPMGRVILINSPIEANSDESDIIHSVRVEKSPAGRLGFSVRGGSEHGLGIFVSKVEEGSSAERAGLCVGDKITEVNGLSLESITMGSAVKVLTGSSHLHMMVRRMGRVPGIKFSKEKTTWVDVVNRRLVVEKCGSTPSDTSSEDGVRRIVHLYTTSDDFCLGFNIRGGKEFGLGIYVSKVDHGGLAEENGIKVGDKVLAANGVRFDDISHSQAVEVLKGQTHIMLTIKETGRYPAYKEMVSEYCWLDRLSNGVLQQLSPASESSSSVSSCASSAPYSSGSLPSDRLDDCLGPEEPGGRGPGWGRADTAMQTEPDAGGRVETWCSVRPTVILRDTAIRSDSPHHGRRLDSALSESPKTALLLALSRPRPPITRSQSHLTLWEEKKQRKKEKSGSPGEKGALQRSKTLMNLFFKGGRQGRLAGDGRREAWTLDSGIPAKACPHLDIEKEMGVSPCCPG from the exons ATGGCGCAGGGTTTCGCAGTGGGCTTCGACCCACTGGGCCTAGGAGACCTAAGCTCCGGCTCTCTGAGCTCCCTCTCCTCCCGAGGCCACCTAGGCAGCGACTCAGGCTCCACCGCAACGCGATACCTGCTAAGGAAGCAGCAACGGCTGCTGAGCGGGCCCCCCCGCGGAATCCGAGCCTCATCGCCCATGGGACGCGTCATCCTCATCAACTCACCCATCGAAG CCAACAGTGATGAAAGTGACATCATCCATTCAGTCCGGGTGGAGAAGAGTccagcagggaggctgggctTCAGCGTGCGTGGGGGCTCAGAGCATGGCCTGGGCATCTTCGTCAGCAAAGTGGAGGAAGGCAGCAGTGCAG AGCGGGCTGGCCTGTGCGTGGGGGACAAGATCACGGAAGTGAACGGGCTAAGCCTGGAGAGCATCACCATGGGTAGCGCTGTGAAGGTGCTGACGGGCAGCAGCCACCTGCACATGATGGTGCGGCGTATGGGCCGCGTGCCAGGCATCAAGTTCTCCAAGGAGAAGACCACGTG GGTGGATGTGGTGAATCGGCGCCTGGTAGTGGAGAAGTGCGGTTCGACACCGTCCGACACCAGCTCAGAAGATGGTGTCCGGCGCATCGTCCACCTATACACAACCTCTGACGACTTCTGCCTGGGCTTCAACATCCGTGGGGGCAAGGAGTTTGGCTTGGGCATCTACGTGTCCAA AGTGGACCATGGTGGGCTGGCCGAGGAGAACGGCATCAAGGTGGGGGACAAGGTCCTGGCGGCCAACGGTGTCAGGTTTGACGACATCAGCCACAGCCAGGCCGTGGAGGTGCTGAAGGGCCAAACGCACATCATGCTGACCATCAAG GAGACCGGCCGGTACCCTGCCTACAAAGAGATGGTTTCTGAGTACTGCTGGCTGGACCGAC TGAGCAACGGGGTGCTGCAGCAGCTGTCCCCGGCCTCTGAGAGCAGCTCCAGCGTCTCTTCGTGCGCCTCCAGCGCCCCCTACAGCTCAGGCTCCCTGCCCTCGGACCGCCTGGACGACTGCTTGGGGCCGGAGGAGCCCGGCGGCCGCGGCCCAGGCTGGGGGCGGGCCGACACAGCCATGCAGACGGAGCCTGATGCCGGGGGCCGGGTGGAGACCTGGTGCAGCGTGCGGCCCACAGTCATCCTCAGGGACACCGCCATCCGCTCGGACAGCCCCCACCACGGCCGCCGCCTTGACTCTGCCCTCTCTGAGTCCCCCAAGACGGCCTTGCTACTGGCCCTCAGCCGACCCCGGCCCCCTATTACGCGCTCCCAGAGCCACCTGACCTTGTGGG AGGAGAAGAAGCAGCGGAAGAAGGAGAAGTCAGGGTCCCCTGGGGAGAAGGGTGCCCTGCAGCGCTCCAAGACGCTGATGAACCTCTTCTTCAAGGGAGGGCGTCAGGGGAGGCTAGCAGGGGATGGGCGCAGAGAGGCCTGGACACTGGACAGCGGGATCCCGGCCAAAGCTTGCCCTCACCTGGACATAGAGAAAG agatgggggtttcaccatgttgcccaggctag